From a region of the Thermodesulfobacteriota bacterium genome:
- a CDS encoding DUF2892 domain-containing protein yields the protein MIHNVCSTTDRVVRVVVGLALLSLWFVLPGAAAYLSLVGLVPIATAAIGYCPISQFLGLSTCTMKEIHT from the coding sequence ATGATCCACAACGTGTGTTCGACGACCGATCGCGTGGTGCGGGTGGTGGTGGGGCTCGCGCTCCTGTCTCTGTGGTTCGTGCTGCCCGGAGCGGCGGCGTACCTGTCCCTGGTCGGGCTCGTGCCCATCGCCACGGCCGCCATCGGGTACTGCCCCATCAGCCAGTTCCTCGGGCTGAGCACCTGCACGATGAAGGAGATCCACACCTGA